The Planctomycetota bacterium genomic sequence CGATCCGACCGGCAAGCTGGCGATCATGGTCAGCCTGCGCAGCAATGGCCAAGTCGACTGCGCCGCCCTGCTCCAACCCTGCGGCGGCGGCGGCCACGCCAGGGCCGCCGGTGCACGCGT encodes the following:
- a CDS encoding DHHA1 domain-containing protein; amino-acid sequence: DPTGKLAIMVSLRSNGQVDCAALLQPCGGGGHARAAGARVEGDIDTVRERVADAVSKLL